The following proteins are encoded in a genomic region of Nicotiana sylvestris chromosome 4, ASM39365v2, whole genome shotgun sequence:
- the LOC104248753 gene encoding lignin-forming anionic peroxidase precursor (The RefSeq protein has 1 substitution compared to this genomic sequence), which produces MNTPTQSFRAKAAIFSLLLLSCMQCHAQLSATFYDNTCPNALNTIRTSVRQAISSERRMAASLIRLHFHDCFVQGCDASILLDETPSIESEKTALPNLGSARGFGIIEDAKREVEKICPGVVSCADILTVAARDASAAVGGPSWTVKLGRRDSTTASKTLAETDLPGPFDPLNRLISSFASKGLSTRDMVALSGAHTIGQAQCFLFRDRIYSNGTDIDAGFASTRRRQCPQEGENGNLAPLDLVTPNQFDNNYFKNLIQKKGLLQSDQVLFNGGSTDNIVSEYSNSARAFSSDFAAAMIKMGDISPLSGQNGIIRKVCGSVN; this is translated from the exons ATGAATACTCCAACTCAATCTTTCGCAGCTAAGGCTGCTATATTTTCTCTTCTTCTGCTTTCATGCATGCAATGCCATGCACAACTTTCCGCGACGTTCTATGATAATACTTGCCCTAATGCACTCAACACGATTCGTACCAGCGTCAGGCAAGCTATTTCAAGTGAACGTCGCATGGCTGCTTCGCTCATTCGCCTTCACTTTCATGACTGCTTTGTTCAG GGCTGTGATGCTTCGATCTTACTTGATGAGACTCCTTCAATCGAAAGTGAGAAGACTGCGTTGCCAAATCTTGGGTCAGCAAGAGGTTTTGGAATCATAGAAGATGCAAAGAGAGAGGTGGAAAAGATTTGTCCCGGGGTGGTTTCATGTGCTGACATCCTAACTGTTGCAGCTCGCGATGCATCAGCTGCT GTAGGGGGTCCATCATGGACAGTGAAACTCGGAAGAAGAGATTCAACAACTGCAAGTAAGACACTTGCTGAAACTGATCTCCCCGGTCCTTTTGATCCTCTTAATAGGCTTATTTCTAGCTTTGCAAGCAAAGGACTTAGCACAAGAGATATGGTCGCTTTGTCAG GGGCTCACACAATAGGCCAAGCACAATGTTTCCTTTTTCGTGATCGGATTTATAGCAATGGAACAGACATTGATGCTGGATTTGCAAGCACTAGAAGACGTCAATGTCCTCAAGAAGGAGAGAATGGAAATCTAGCACCACTTGATTTGGTTACACCAAATCAATTCGATAACAATTACTTCAAAAATCTCATCCAAAAGAAAGGTCTTCTTCAATCAGATCAAGTTCTTTTCAATGGAGGATCAACAGACAATATTGTTTCTGAATATAGTAACAGTGCTCGAGCTTTCTCGTCAGACTTTGCTGCTGCTATGATCAAAATGGGAGATATTAGTCCCCTAAGTGGTCAAAATGGGATCATAAGAAAAGTTTGTGGCAGTGTCAACTAG